From Treponema sp. OMZ 787:
TTTAAATACTAAAACAAAAACTAATTTACTTAAAATGCCTGAAACAGGATTTGATAAAAATGAAAACGGTGAAAGAATTCTTGCCTTAATGGATATTTCGAATGAAAACATTATTGATATATGGTTAGATAAAAATGAAAATCCTATTGTTACTTGTCATGGCGGTGCATTTGATGGATACTATGTTTTGAACAATGATAATTGTTATGGCCCATATCCTGAAAGTATAACTCATCTTACACCGGTCTGGTGTTTTCCGTTTTACTTTAAACTGAGGAAAAAAAATTGGGTACTTGTGATGGAAGATGGTAATTGTGAAAGTTTTGATAAAATAGAAAGATTGAATATTCACAACTATGGAGAAAAATTTGCCTGTTCTGTTTTAATGAATGATCAATGGTATGTCTATACCGGTAATGAGAAATTTGGTCCTTATGATTCTATTGATTATCTAACCTTTTTTTCCAACGGTTCATTGCTATATGAAATAGAAGAAAATGGGCTGCATTATTTATACTATGACGATAGCATTTCATCCGGTTATGATTTAATATTGGATATTCATTATACAGATGAAGGCATACTTGTTTACAGAGCCCAAAAAGATGAATTATGGTATTTATGTTATGGTGATGAAGTCTTAGGGCCTTTTGAAGATGCTCAATTTTCTTATAATTTCGATAATACATTGATAGAGAATGGTAGATTGTTTTCATTTAAAAGAAATGATGAATGGTATGTGCATAATCCGTATGAAGATAAAAATGTTGGACCGTTTAATAGAATTTTCGATGTGATTGTATCTCCGGATAAGGATTTGTTGATAACTATAGAAGAAGACAGAGAGATGTTTTTATTGCATAATGAAGAAAGTATAGGTCCCTTTGAATTTGTGATAGTTTGCTCGGAATGGTTTAAAAATACGGGAAACTTACTTTACAGTTATCGTAAGACTAAAAACGCTGGTTATGCTATTTTTGTTGAAACTAAAGAGATACCAACATGTGGCTGTATAAGTCAAATGACTGTTTCAAATAATAAAGATAGATTTGTTTATACTATAAAAGAACGTCGTGATAGTGATGCTTATGTGATTAGCGGAAATGAAAAAATAGGACCTTTTAACTCTATTGATAATATTGAATTTTCATCTGATGACAGTAGCTTAATTATAAAAGCAGTCTCTGATGGGCGATCTTATATATATTGTAATGACATTGAATATGGTCCTATTGATTATAATATGCATGATGTTGAACTATCTTATAATGGTCAGGCTTTGGCATATAATTTTGAAGAAAATAAACAGATATACTCTCGAATTATCATCGATGGTTATAATTATGCTGGGGCTATTTATAACGGAAAACCATTATATGTAAAAGATGGGGAAATACTTTTGAGGGATTAAATAAATATCACTCTAAGGAGAGACTTATGATCTCAATATTCTCTAATTGGAAAATTATTACTTTTATAGTTTTAATTATTTTTTCACTGCTTTTTTTTGTTATTTTTAAAGTGTTATCAAAGATTTTAATCGATGCTTCTATGCAAATAGACTGGGGTAGAAAAATGTTGGCTAAGGTAGATAATCCTTTAATACGGCTTGTAGAAGGGAAAAATATAAATATCGGAGCTAATTTATTACATACGGGAGAAAGACTATACAATATGGGAAAAATATTTCAAAAAATACTTTTAGCTTTGAGTATAGTTTTCTTGCTTGGAAGTATCTTTTTCTTGATTCTATTTTTTATTTCCTAGTGCGTTGTAATTGTTTTTTGGCTGATTTCTTACTCTTGACTCAAAATATAAAGTTATGATACCATAATGCCCATCAATAGAGTAGTAAAACTTAACCCCCAACAGCCTCAACAAAAGGAGCAAAACATGAACCTGACAAATAATGTTCGTCCCCCGATGATGGGGGAAACGGTGTGGTTTTATTGCAAAAAGTGCGGACACCGTTTTATGGAAAAAACAAAGAAAGGTCTCATTCCTATGCTTGCTTCAAGTGCAACAACCAAGTGTCCGAAGTGCGGAGGAACTGCAAAATACGACAATATGATGGTGGTTTATTGATTCATTTTTTAGTTTGTGAATTTGAATAATTAGGAAACATAGGAAATGAATAAGAATTTAAAAGAAAAATTCTCTCTTGGCGATATTCTCTTTGTGGATCGAGGACTTTATCAGCATTACGGTATTTATGCAGGTAATGGCAGGGTTATTCACTATGCAGACAAACTCGGAGATTTCGGAAACGATATCTGCATTCAAGAGGTGAGCTTGGAAACCTTTGCAAAGGGTGCTGAAATAAAGATATGCAATCTGCCTTCTTCGGTCAAACAATATACCGGAGAGGAAACCGTAGAAAGGGCTCGGTCCAGACTGGGGGAAGAAGAGTACAATCTGATTTTTAATAATTGCGAGCACTTTGCCGTTTGGTGTAAAACAGGTATTTCCGATTCCTCGCAGGTAAACAAGGTCTTAAAAGGAGCTGCCTATGTTGCAGCAGGGCTTACTCTTGCCGCAGCAATTTACGGAATATTAAAAAATATAGAAACGGATAGCAATGATTAATTTTTGAATTTTCTCTATGATTTTAACATACTATTGACTATGTTTCTAAAATTGAGTAAATTCTATTTTGTACCTTAATTTAAGGATTAGTGTATGAGTATAAAAACTGATATTATTTCTCCTAATGACCCTCTTTTGAGGGATTTTTTTATCAGGTTTAAGTGTGAGTCCTGCGGAATAATTATAGAAAATAAAGACAGTGCGGACTTATACAAAGCCGCAAAGTTGCCTTCTTGTCCGGAGTGTGGAGGTAAACTAAAAAAGATAAAAGAAAACATATCTGCCGATCTGAGGAAAAGATATTAGATGAATATATTTTGTAACTAAATATTAGAATATGTCTTTAATATAGAGCATTTATCATGCTGAAAATTATAACAATAAAATAAAGTCAGGAGATATTTTTATGAAATGCAAATATTGCGGAAAAGATGTTAGGCCTGTAGGCCCTAATTTGGAAAGTGACGATAACGGATATATGTGCCCTGCAAGTGTGACAAAAAAACATGTTATCACACCTGACGGTTCACATTGTATTCATTGCGGCCGTGAGACCAAAACTTTGGGAGACAGGGTTGTAACCAGCTACGGTATACGCTGTTCGGCATCTCCTTCAGGAAGTCACGCCTTACAGTAAATTAAAAATCAGGGCTTAGCGTTTTGATTAAAACCGTTAGGCCTTTAATTTTTTATTACTGTTTCATATTTCAGATAGTTTTTATTTATTCCTATAATACCGATCCATAAATTATCGCAAAAAACGCATATTTTTTTATTCCATAAGGATAGATGTTTGATATTTTCTAAAACTTCATCGGCATTTAAAAACCAATTGAATTTCATTTTTTTTCCGTTATAAAAATCGTTTAGATAGCTTCTATTCAAAAAGATTTGAAGTAACCGCAGCTTTTCTGCCGTTTTAGGAGAGAAGGTAATCGCCTTTGCCGCTATTTCCGAAAGCTCAATTTCTTTCGGTTTGTAGAAAACCGTCTTATCTGCCGGCCTTGCATAATCCGGTTTGTAACAAGCCTCATGAGGTGATTCCGAAAAATCACCCAATAGAGAAAAACCGGCGGCATCTTCAAGTTTAAAGTTTCCCACAGCTGTTCTCCGCAAGGCCGAGACATAGGCACAGGAGTGAGCTTTTTTTGCTATATCTCTTACAAGGGAGCGGATATAGGTTCCCTTTGAACATTCTACACTTATG
This genomic window contains:
- a CDS encoding lecithin retinol acyltransferase family protein; translation: MNKNLKEKFSLGDILFVDRGLYQHYGIYAGNGRVIHYADKLGDFGNDICIQEVSLETFAKGAEIKICNLPSSVKQYTGEETVERARSRLGEEEYNLIFNNCEHFAVWCKTGISDSSQVNKVLKGAAYVAAGLTLAAAIYGILKNIETDSND